In Nitrosococcus oceani ATCC 19707, the following proteins share a genomic window:
- a CDS encoding GNAT family N-acetyltransferase, producing MQRFSWISPPSGSGAEEFGFWRVVPARELITTYRTHWQQLNSHHYKNHPLLDIRFVGLLLEYFGADDVFLVVYQEGESVTGLLLLRSERNGMWNTFLPSQAPIGPALLGGSAGYSALRKLFPALPGYAWGLGLACQDSDYAIQMRPMDYKHMLTIPHWNTIQIKLEGSFDAFWNQRSKNLKKNIYRYLRRVKKVGLIPRLEVIRNLDSMGEAVDQYGELESKGWKGRLGTALHRNNVQGQFYRQVMEAFAQEGNAAAWNLYLGDKLAASRLTITGGDMTVILKTAFDEALSRYAPGRLLLYLFLERIFQEEKGSTLEFYTNATQDQLAWCTGSRSIYHINYYRYPLYRWGVATTKRVGALWQG from the coding sequence ATGCAGCGGTTTTCTTGGATTAGCCCTCCCTCTGGTAGTGGGGCGGAGGAGTTTGGGTTTTGGCGTGTAGTGCCTGCTAGGGAATTGATAACAACCTATAGGACTCATTGGCAGCAGTTAAATTCCCATCACTATAAAAACCATCCTTTATTGGATATCCGCTTTGTTGGTTTATTGCTTGAGTATTTTGGTGCCGACGATGTCTTTCTCGTCGTATATCAGGAGGGTGAATCTGTCACTGGCTTGCTGCTGCTTCGATCGGAGAGAAATGGAATGTGGAATACGTTTCTGCCAAGTCAGGCGCCCATTGGACCTGCCCTATTAGGAGGCAGCGCAGGCTATTCGGCACTTCGTAAATTATTTCCTGCTCTGCCCGGCTACGCTTGGGGTTTGGGACTTGCCTGCCAGGATTCGGACTACGCTATTCAGATGCGACCGATGGATTATAAACACATGCTGACTATACCCCACTGGAATACTATACAAATCAAACTGGAAGGTTCCTTTGATGCCTTTTGGAATCAACGGTCGAAGAATCTGAAGAAAAATATTTATCGCTATCTGCGGCGCGTAAAAAAGGTGGGCCTCATTCCTCGTTTGGAAGTTATACGAAATTTAGACTCTATGGGAGAAGCGGTAGATCAGTACGGAGAGCTTGAGTCCAAAGGTTGGAAGGGGCGATTGGGAACCGCATTACATAGAAATAATGTACAAGGTCAATTCTATCGACAAGTAATGGAGGCGTTTGCCCAAGAGGGAAACGCTGCAGCCTGGAATCTCTATTTAGGAGATAAGCTTGCTGCTTCCCGTCTAACCATTACCGGGGGCGACATGACTGTAATACTAAAAACGGCCTTTGATGAGGCGCTTTCTCGATATGCGCCCGGGCGTCTGTTGTTATATTTGTTTTTAGAGCGTATCTTTCAGGAAGAAAAAGGAAGTACTCTCGAGTTCTATACTAATGCTACCCAAGACCAACTTGCCTGGTGTACGGGTTCAAGATCCATTTATCATATAAATTATTATCGATATCCTCTCTATCGATGGGGTGTAGCGACTACGAAGAGAGTTGGAGCATTATGGCAAGGGTAA
- a CDS encoding hydrolase 2, exosortase A system-associated, whose translation MIDLSLKRHIFFLPGLRGPLCAIYYPPVGNSSFPRKAILHVPAFAEEMNKCRRMVVLQAERFAGAGYGVLVVDLYGTGDSSGEFSEARWDVWKADLSAACRWLIEKGTQKVTLWGIRVGGLLALELAFELKDQVDRLVLWQPVVDGRVMLTQFLRLRVAANMIGGRERRESVNSLQDRLLAGELVEVAGYELAPALSVALMQKNFLKLGIPTGISVYWFEVALLEDRPLSPVSQKVIETWRSDGVSVVVSMIIGEAFWATQEIAVVPELVDETTHWLSWGQ comes from the coding sequence GTGATCGATTTATCGTTAAAACGCCATATTTTTTTTCTACCGGGCCTTAGAGGACCCCTTTGTGCAATTTATTATCCGCCAGTGGGAAATAGCTCTTTTCCTAGGAAAGCTATCCTCCATGTGCCTGCTTTTGCTGAGGAAATGAATAAATGCCGACGCATGGTGGTTTTGCAGGCGGAACGATTTGCCGGCGCGGGGTATGGAGTGTTAGTTGTAGATCTATATGGAACTGGGGATAGCAGTGGGGAGTTTAGTGAGGCGCGGTGGGATGTGTGGAAAGCAGACCTGAGTGCTGCTTGTAGGTGGCTAATTGAGAAAGGAACTCAGAAAGTTACCTTATGGGGGATCAGGGTAGGCGGATTGCTTGCATTGGAGTTAGCGTTTGAACTTAAGGACCAGGTTGATCGGTTAGTGCTTTGGCAGCCTGTAGTGGATGGCAGAGTAATGTTAACGCAGTTTTTACGCCTAAGAGTGGCTGCAAATATGATAGGAGGTAGAGAGAGGAGAGAGAGTGTGAATAGCCTCCAAGATCGGCTTTTAGCAGGCGAATTAGTGGAAGTCGCTGGCTATGAATTGGCGCCGGCTCTCTCAGTGGCTCTGATGCAAAAAAACTTTCTAAAGTTAGGAATTCCTACGGGTATATCTGTGTACTGGTTCGAAGTAGCGCTATTAGAAGATCGCCCCCTCTCTCCGGTAAGCCAAAAAGTCATTGAAACCTGGCGCAGCGATGGGGTGTCTGTGGTTGTCTCTATGATTATAGGGGAGGCGTTTTGGGCCACCCAGGAGATCGCGGTGGTACCGGAATTAGTGGATGAGACAACTCATTGGTTAAGTTGGGGTCAATAA
- a CDS encoding acyl carrier protein, with amino-acid sequence MNENVVRNANTVNVHTVGETILIVSEVLQLSDRTRQAMTAETCLLGAVPEFDSMAVVSIITALEEQYGFIVDDDEVEASTFETVGSLADFVNKKLS; translated from the coding sequence ATGAATGAAAATGTAGTAAGGAACGCAAATACTGTCAATGTTCATACTGTCGGTGAAACTATTCTCATCGTTAGTGAGGTGTTGCAGCTCAGTGATCGGACCCGCCAGGCCATGACAGCTGAGACGTGCCTGCTAGGTGCTGTGCCAGAGTTCGATTCTATGGCGGTAGTTTCTATTATTACTGCTCTAGAAGAGCAGTACGGTTTTATAGTGGATGATGATGAGGTGGAGGCATCCACCTTTGAGACGGTGGGAAGCCTTGCGGATTTTGTGAATAAAAAGCTTTCGTGA
- a CDS encoding asparagine synthetase B family protein, whose protein sequence is MMGLCGLTNFSARELRDEKLLHEMSKGLQLSGKLDRVLMERVACAAPERKLGILPDGLVAAVIGQPWWSDPKLERIARERGEGDALGEAYRHYGTGLLQYLHGAFTIAVLDDRSGRAFAAVDRIGQESLYYTVAGGGFVFGSSADSVRVHPSADSSLSPQGIYNYVHSHMVPSPGTIYSALCKLPGGHYVEYDGNQTYVGSYWEPLFDETNSASLEVLGEQMHALIFESVERLSKGRRIGAFLSGGLDSSTLAGMLAKLQSGNANTYSIGFSASGYDEMGYARTAAQHFGTKQHEYYVTPKDVCAIVPEIARVYDEPFGNSSAVGAYYCAKLAANDGMEYLLAGDGGDELFAGNVRYAKQQIFEYYGMIPLILRKRVLEPLLFRLPESMGVVRKALSYVRQAMTPLPDRLEAYNFLQREGAEEVFQADFLATLAPEEPLFLQRKRYSTPQNASTLNRMMYLDWQQTLADNDLRKVGRMCALAGVEVVYPLLDDPLIEFSCQVPSALKLKGQRLRYFYKEAMRDFLPLETIRKEKHGFGLPFGLWMVEHVPLQELAYESLLSLKKRPYFRPEFLDRAIRLHRTGHTAYYGELVWILMMLELWLQAHGH, encoded by the coding sequence ATGATGGGACTTTGTGGGTTAACTAATTTCTCTGCTAGAGAACTAAGGGATGAGAAGTTGCTCCATGAGATGAGTAAGGGCCTACAGCTTTCAGGGAAATTAGATAGGGTTTTGATGGAGCGAGTGGCTTGTGCGGCGCCTGAGCGGAAATTAGGCATACTCCCAGATGGCTTAGTCGCTGCTGTTATAGGCCAGCCGTGGTGGTCAGATCCGAAGCTTGAACGCATTGCCCGTGAACGAGGGGAGGGAGATGCCCTCGGCGAAGCTTATCGACATTACGGAACTGGGCTTTTGCAATACCTTCATGGTGCCTTCACCATTGCTGTATTGGATGACCGTTCTGGCCGGGCATTTGCGGCCGTGGATCGCATCGGGCAGGAATCTCTCTACTACACGGTGGCCGGCGGTGGATTCGTTTTTGGCTCAAGTGCCGATAGTGTACGGGTCCATCCAAGCGCCGACTCTTCGCTCTCGCCCCAAGGGATTTACAATTATGTCCATTCCCATATGGTCCCGAGTCCTGGTACCATTTACTCAGCCTTGTGCAAGCTGCCAGGGGGGCATTATGTAGAATATGATGGCAATCAAACCTACGTGGGAAGCTATTGGGAGCCTCTTTTCGATGAAACTAATAGCGCCAGTCTCGAGGTGTTAGGGGAGCAGATGCATGCTCTTATTTTCGAATCGGTTGAACGCCTTAGCAAGGGGCGGAGAATCGGTGCTTTTCTGAGCGGTGGCCTAGACAGCTCGACCCTAGCAGGTATGCTTGCCAAATTGCAGTCGGGCAATGCCAATACCTATTCCATCGGTTTTTCGGCAAGCGGGTATGACGAGATGGGGTATGCGCGTACCGCAGCTCAGCACTTCGGCACAAAGCAGCATGAATACTATGTCACGCCTAAAGATGTTTGTGCGATAGTGCCGGAAATCGCTCGGGTTTATGATGAACCCTTTGGCAATTCTTCGGCGGTAGGAGCTTACTATTGCGCTAAACTTGCCGCTAACGATGGAATGGAGTATCTGCTTGCGGGGGATGGGGGTGATGAGCTCTTTGCGGGCAATGTGCGTTATGCTAAACAGCAGATTTTCGAATATTATGGAATGATACCACTTATTCTGCGCAAAAGGGTATTAGAGCCGCTTTTATTCCGTTTACCAGAGTCCATGGGCGTAGTGCGGAAGGCGCTAAGCTACGTGCGCCAGGCAATGACGCCGTTACCGGATCGCTTAGAAGCTTATAACTTCCTTCAGCGGGAAGGCGCCGAAGAGGTGTTTCAAGCAGACTTTTTGGCGACCCTAGCGCCTGAAGAGCCCCTATTCCTGCAACGTAAGCGATATTCGACACCCCAAAATGCTTCAACCCTTAATCGTATGATGTACTTGGATTGGCAGCAGACCCTTGCGGATAATGATCTTCGCAAGGTGGGACGGATGTGTGCCCTTGCCGGGGTAGAGGTGGTTTATCCGTTGCTGGATGACCCCCTTATTGAATTCTCCTGCCAGGTGCCGTCGGCGCTGAAGCTCAAGGGACAGCGCCTTCGCTATTTTTATAAGGAAGCCATGCGGGATTTCCTTCCCCTGGAAACTATTAGGAAGGAAAAGCATGGGTTTGGACTGCCCTTTGGCTTATGGATGGTGGAGCATGTGCCGCTCCAGGAGCTTGCCTATGAAAGCCTTCTTTCTCTCAAAAAGCGTCCCTATTTCCGCCCTGAGTTTCTTGATCGGGCCATTAGGCTTCACCGAACTGGACATACCGCCTATTATGGCGAATTAGTGTGGATATTGATGATGTTGGAGCTTTGGCTCCAGGCCCATGGGCACTGA
- a CDS encoding tetratricopeptide repeat protein: MRSWLKLSFLFLILAAITPMVTQAQQRCGSLLPETVRYQDRQDDYLDPHPAARRHLKLVNRAHFFFEIRQFDSYPMHIMENLNYTLVHFPNHHDALYTISRFERRQRGTLPQKITWTWRRSAECYFVRAIRFRPKDGVVRMLYGIHLHKSGEMEQALEQYEIGLDLIPDSSELNYNLGLLYFELKKYQLAKKYAATAYELGYPLPGLKKLLEKEGYWP, translated from the coding sequence ATGCGAAGCTGGTTAAAGCTCAGTTTTCTTTTCCTGATATTAGCTGCAATAACTCCGATGGTGACTCAGGCTCAGCAGCGTTGTGGTAGTTTGCTGCCCGAGACAGTCCGTTACCAAGATCGCCAGGATGATTATCTAGACCCGCATCCTGCCGCGCGGCGTCACTTAAAACTAGTCAATCGTGCTCATTTCTTTTTCGAGATTCGTCAGTTCGATTCATATCCCATGCATATTATGGAGAATTTAAACTATACGCTTGTGCATTTTCCCAACCACCATGATGCATTGTATACCATTTCTCGGTTCGAACGCCGGCAGAGGGGTACTTTGCCCCAGAAGATAACATGGACATGGCGCCGATCAGCAGAATGCTACTTCGTTCGCGCTATACGTTTTCGCCCTAAAGATGGCGTTGTGAGAATGCTGTATGGCATACATCTGCATAAAAGTGGAGAGATGGAGCAAGCTCTAGAACAATATGAGATTGGACTGGATTTAATCCCCGACTCCTCAGAGTTGAATTATAATCTTGGGCTGCTCTATTTTGAGCTTAAAAAGTATCAGCTTGCTAAAAAATATGCTGCCACGGCTTATGAGCTAGGATATCCTTTGCCGGGTTTAAAGAAACTTTTAGAGAAAGAGGGATATTGGCCTTAA
- a CDS encoding polysaccharide deacetylase family protein, whose amino-acid sequence MPEEILSGFDKVVLGGLRPLASLLASSGKRARLSVLIYHRVLAAPDALLPGEPDAVQFRWQMELLARYFNPLPLSEAVRRLREETLPPRAVSVTFDDGYADNVEVALPILQQVKVPATFFIATGYLDGGWMWNDKVIETLRHMPNGDFDLTDMGLDIYPLVSTVDRLAAIEQILVRLKYLPSEEREEQVQALTQRCQKSLSHSLMMTSIQVRQLHQAGMEIGAHTHTHPILASLGRASAEQEMATSKARLEDLLGESVRLFAYPNGKPGKDYLQEHADIAQNLNFEAAVSTAWGVASAQSDIWQLPRFTPWDRTPSRFMLRLLWNYRSAGTPFAYSEAE is encoded by the coding sequence GTGCCAGAAGAAATTCTATCTGGTTTTGACAAGGTGGTATTGGGTGGACTACGTCCCTTAGCTTCATTACTTGCCTCCAGCGGCAAACGGGCACGCCTTTCGGTGCTGATTTATCATCGTGTGCTAGCGGCGCCAGACGCCCTGCTTCCGGGTGAGCCAGATGCCGTGCAATTTCGTTGGCAGATGGAACTCTTGGCGCGTTATTTCAATCCACTCCCTCTATCAGAAGCCGTTAGGCGCTTACGGGAAGAAACTCTACCTCCGCGGGCAGTTAGCGTAACTTTTGATGATGGTTACGCGGATAACGTGGAGGTTGCATTGCCTATTTTGCAGCAAGTGAAGGTGCCAGCAACATTTTTTATCGCTACCGGCTATTTAGATGGCGGGTGGATGTGGAACGATAAGGTCATTGAAACGCTGCGCCATATGCCTAATGGAGATTTTGATCTAACAGATATGGGGCTAGACATCTACCCTTTAGTAAGTACTGTAGATCGTTTGGCGGCGATTGAACAAATCCTTGTCCGACTAAAATATCTTCCCAGCGAGGAGCGGGAGGAGCAGGTTCAAGCGCTCACTCAGCGTTGCCAAAAATCACTTTCCCATAGCTTGATGATGACTTCTATCCAAGTGCGCCAGCTTCACCAGGCAGGGATGGAGATTGGAGCCCACACTCATACCCATCCTATTTTAGCATCACTGGGACGGGCATCCGCAGAACAAGAAATGGCGACAAGCAAGGCTCGACTAGAAGATCTGCTGGGCGAATCGGTGCGTTTATTTGCCTATCCTAACGGTAAACCTGGAAAAGACTACCTTCAGGAACATGCGGATATTGCTCAAAATCTAAATTTTGAAGCTGCGGTTTCTACCGCCTGGGGCGTTGCTTCGGCTCAAAGTGATATTTGGCAATTACCACGCTTCACGCCTTGGGATCGCACCCCAAGCCGATTTATGTTGCGTCTCTTGTGGAACTACCGCAGTGCTGGTACGCCGTTTGCTTATTCCGAAGCGGAATGA
- a CDS encoding methyltransferase domain-containing protein, whose product MSSLDASTMAHEHRTQREDLACPRCAGAIVANDTELGCVACGASYPIRDGIIDFRCHRHDYYFNPLSREAMGELTREAHHVPWANTVRRFLRGVRQNPDWLDNLVADGRYAWKLLLRLPPNAHVLDLGCGLGNLTKNIAPSAGRVYALDLTFERLKLARVRFDRFNPNDDIVLLAGGDGASLPFPDGSLDCVTLSGVLEWVADDQSVWDRGGSRLEKATGAFLSFFGAANPRKIQLRFLNEIRRVLKPKGQLFIAIENRLSYRYFGGRRDHHSGLWFASLLPRFLANIYSTAVARRPYRTYTYSINGYRRLLNAAGFSHQEVYGLAPGYTHLAELLPLQTDKHLWQPPGSQGFDHIRRSRNFVPAYGIIASPRVPTGLSLAEKIAAAIESQLSLDGNSVSFAHFHTTGKGKGVISGHTKHGPIIVKLPFNNSAIAGAERNHQFLQQVASMGKVRELLPRALAAGKIQGVPYYVESRVEGRLLRAELGRQNQLDFLKAVAGFLQIFNSDFHERAPEELSGEFYRHQVSLPLEQVADALEDPALIEEAKSYLRDQLYGLRVRRGRAHGDFSTSNIFVRGSEISGVIDWDNSDLLGIPILDALNYLESAHRYLNADMSLAQTIPLLADKDQLNEKEQQFLEESYNRCGIDSNHHAAFVSLYWLRHVAQQLDEGLIYNAPALEERVTAVLKGLLKSHSRSDS is encoded by the coding sequence ATGAGCTCGCTGGATGCCTCTACCATGGCACATGAGCATCGCACCCAGCGAGAGGACCTGGCTTGTCCTCGTTGTGCTGGCGCCATTGTGGCCAATGATACAGAGCTTGGGTGTGTTGCCTGTGGCGCCAGTTATCCCATTCGTGATGGCATTATAGATTTTCGTTGCCATCGTCATGATTATTATTTTAATCCCCTCTCCCGGGAGGCAATGGGAGAGCTCACCCGTGAGGCGCACCACGTACCATGGGCGAATACTGTACGGCGTTTCCTTAGGGGGGTGAGACAAAACCCCGACTGGCTCGATAATCTGGTTGCTGACGGTCGCTATGCCTGGAAGCTGCTGTTACGGTTGCCGCCAAATGCCCACGTTCTTGATTTAGGTTGCGGGCTAGGGAATTTGACTAAAAATATCGCACCAAGCGCAGGCCGCGTGTATGCTTTGGACTTAACTTTCGAACGACTTAAGCTGGCTCGGGTACGCTTTGATCGCTTCAATCCAAATGACGATATCGTATTGCTTGCTGGGGGCGATGGAGCCTCTCTGCCATTTCCGGATGGCAGTTTGGATTGTGTAACGCTTTCGGGCGTATTAGAGTGGGTAGCCGATGATCAAAGCGTTTGGGATCGAGGGGGTTCTCGGCTGGAAAAAGCAACAGGGGCGTTTTTAAGTTTCTTTGGCGCTGCTAATCCGCGTAAAATCCAGCTCCGTTTCCTGAACGAGATACGGCGGGTGTTAAAGCCAAAAGGTCAGCTTTTTATCGCTATTGAAAACCGTTTGAGTTATCGCTATTTTGGTGGTCGTCGTGATCACCACTCGGGTCTGTGGTTTGCTTCGTTGTTGCCCCGTTTTTTAGCAAATATTTACTCTACCGCTGTGGCTCGTCGTCCTTACCGGACTTATACTTATTCCATCAATGGTTACCGACGGCTCCTTAACGCCGCTGGATTCTCACACCAGGAAGTTTACGGGCTCGCCCCGGGTTATACTCACCTGGCTGAACTCCTCCCACTCCAGACGGATAAGCATCTTTGGCAGCCTCCTGGCTCTCAGGGTTTTGATCATATCCGGCGCAGCCGGAATTTTGTTCCCGCCTACGGAATTATTGCTTCACCACGGGTGCCTACCGGTTTGTCGTTAGCGGAGAAGATAGCGGCGGCGATTGAATCTCAGCTCAGCCTCGATGGGAATTCTGTATCCTTCGCCCATTTCCACACGACCGGCAAAGGCAAGGGAGTCATCAGTGGTCATACCAAGCATGGTCCAATAATTGTAAAATTACCCTTTAATAATTCTGCTATAGCAGGCGCCGAGCGCAACCATCAATTCCTTCAGCAGGTGGCGTCCATGGGGAAGGTTCGGGAATTGCTTCCGCGAGCGCTCGCAGCAGGCAAAATTCAAGGGGTGCCCTATTATGTCGAGAGTCGGGTGGAAGGTCGGCTATTACGAGCAGAGTTGGGAAGACAGAACCAGTTGGATTTTCTCAAGGCCGTAGCGGGTTTTTTACAAATATTTAATTCCGATTTCCATGAGCGGGCGCCAGAGGAACTGTCAGGCGAGTTCTATCGGCACCAAGTGAGCTTACCTCTAGAGCAAGTAGCTGACGCTTTAGAGGATCCAGCCCTTATAGAGGAGGCGAAATCCTATTTACGAGATCAGCTATATGGTCTGCGCGTACGCCGTGGACGAGCGCATGGCGATTTTAGCACGAGTAATATTTTCGTTCGAGGCTCCGAAATAAGCGGGGTGATTGATTGGGATAATTCTGATCTTTTAGGGATACCGATATTGGATGCGCTTAACTATCTGGAAAGCGCCCATCGCTATTTGAACGCTGATATGAGCCTTGCACAGACAATACCATTGCTTGCGGATAAGGATCAGCTCAATGAGAAAGAGCAGCAATTTCTTGAGGAAAGCTATAATCGTTGTGGTATCGATTCCAACCACCATGCCGCTTTTGTCTCTCTCTACTGGTTGCGGCATGTGGCCCAGCAACTGGATGAAGGGCTTATCTATAATGCCCCTGCCCTTGAAGAGCGGGTAACGGCAGTGCTCAAAGGGCTATTGAAGTCTCATAGTCGATCAGACTCGTAA
- a CDS encoding heparinase II/III family protein → MKSVSSRFRSWFGRESAVPYCPTFSASRVIERKVGIDAEPAFFADPVSLRAAAEQVAAERPQWRGRLLERAYSDCSTGLITYGRRGDLLGKAFPWNSLTNGPGEDALYAARPHRFAFAPRLALAILYGAPLEFILAATLEGWMQVASAGCSKLPYLSNLVVIQRFIALSWALAFLIAKRGDASYSGRCSAVEHAVLKILYADARFLAPRLGNSYPNNHLLLDNFAGWYIGLLFPEFIEERGWLERYESLWLRELARQIYEDGTGFEHSTHYQEYTCEMTAAYVILSRRNNRPVPDWILERLKRMLAFQIDLSGPKTTPLAIGNGTEDPLFPLDIGEGWGCAAIRELYRALFDSSLSPSPYEDSAAERAFWLLGGELASSPVELKRSPRFKSYPVGGFFVFSEPDEGTRLVFRTGPATGKLLMGGHMHADLLGIYVSVAGNPMVVDGGTYTYRTQAERWPPDSPRWRAYFAGPEAHNGLSIRGVDPLGSLKRDFRDREVAARVATTRLTAGAVGAWVEGRIESQNAYDSYCRGVVHVLGEYWLVYDQLPEGISSDAASFGLQWVPGAKVERRSPHEICVVTNEESLGITFSEGLTPPQVLEGSLAPLGGWVSPHYGHLEAAPQIRTKCEGNRELTAFLLAAGRKPTETVSLQRMQGHQGGLAFRITCGERMDYLFLGPQEASPGIEAWGIRFEGVWLWLRTIAGVPTILRWLEGQSLQGEAMGLSLRAPARTPVLELRHSGAVLENPHGTLDGLSLCWPGS, encoded by the coding sequence ATGAAATCAGTTTCGTCACGTTTTCGCAGTTGGTTTGGGCGAGAATCTGCCGTTCCTTATTGCCCAACCTTCAGCGCTTCTAGGGTCATTGAGAGGAAGGTAGGGATAGACGCTGAGCCCGCGTTTTTTGCAGATCCAGTTTCACTCAGGGCGGCTGCGGAGCAAGTGGCGGCTGAGCGGCCCCAGTGGCGGGGACGGCTTCTTGAACGTGCCTATTCGGATTGCAGCACTGGTCTTATAACGTATGGCCGACGCGGGGATCTTCTTGGAAAAGCATTTCCATGGAACTCGCTTACCAATGGGCCAGGGGAGGATGCGCTTTATGCCGCGCGGCCCCATCGTTTTGCCTTTGCGCCACGCTTGGCTTTAGCCATTCTTTATGGTGCGCCGCTAGAATTTATACTGGCTGCAACCCTTGAGGGCTGGATGCAGGTAGCTAGCGCTGGATGCTCAAAACTCCCCTATCTCAGTAACCTTGTCGTTATTCAGCGCTTCATTGCTCTTTCCTGGGCGTTGGCTTTCCTGATTGCGAAGCGAGGCGATGCGAGCTACTCGGGTCGCTGCTCTGCTGTGGAGCATGCCGTGCTAAAGATTTTGTATGCGGATGCGCGGTTTTTAGCGCCCCGTCTCGGAAATTCTTACCCCAATAACCATCTTCTTTTGGATAACTTTGCGGGCTGGTATATAGGGCTTTTGTTTCCAGAATTTATCGAAGAGCGGGGATGGCTAGAACGCTATGAGTCCTTATGGTTGCGTGAACTGGCCCGGCAGATTTATGAGGACGGGACGGGTTTTGAGCATTCGACTCACTATCAAGAATATACCTGTGAAATGACCGCCGCCTATGTAATCTTGAGTCGGCGGAATAACCGCCCCGTACCAGATTGGATACTGGAGCGATTGAAACGGATGTTGGCATTCCAGATAGATTTAAGCGGGCCAAAAACAACGCCGTTAGCGATTGGCAATGGAACGGAGGACCCTCTTTTTCCCTTAGATATTGGAGAGGGGTGGGGATGTGCGGCTATTCGAGAGCTATATCGAGCGCTTTTTGACTCTAGCCTTTCTCCCTCGCCTTATGAAGATTCAGCGGCTGAGCGTGCGTTTTGGCTGCTAGGCGGCGAGCTTGCTTCTTCGCCTGTAGAACTGAAAAGATCTCCGCGCTTTAAGTCTTACCCCGTAGGCGGGTTTTTTGTTTTCTCTGAGCCTGATGAGGGTACTCGCCTAGTTTTTCGTACCGGACCAGCAACTGGCAAGTTGCTTATGGGGGGGCATATGCATGCAGATCTGTTAGGCATCTATGTTAGTGTGGCTGGAAATCCCATGGTAGTTGATGGAGGAACTTATACTTATCGGACACAGGCGGAACGATGGCCGCCCGATTCTCCCCGGTGGCGCGCTTACTTTGCCGGACCTGAAGCCCATAACGGTTTATCTATTCGGGGTGTCGACCCGCTGGGTTCTCTTAAGCGGGATTTCCGAGATCGGGAAGTGGCCGCTCGGGTAGCCACGACACGCCTAACTGCGGGTGCTGTAGGAGCTTGGGTTGAGGGAAGAATCGAAAGCCAGAACGCCTATGATAGTTATTGCCGAGGGGTAGTCCACGTACTCGGCGAATATTGGCTCGTTTATGACCAATTGCCGGAAGGTATCTCCTCCGATGCGGCGAGTTTCGGGCTACAATGGGTGCCGGGAGCAAAGGTCGAAAGGAGATCGCCCCATGAGATTTGTGTGGTTACGAATGAAGAGTCGCTGGGCATCACTTTTAGCGAGGGTTTAACCCCCCCCCAGGTTCTTGAAGGCAGTTTGGCTCCTTTGGGAGGGTGGGTATCACCTCACTATGGCCACTTAGAGGCGGCCCCTCAGATAAGAACAAAATGTGAGGGAAACCGTGAATTAACGGCCTTTTTGCTGGCAGCAGGTAGAAAACCAACAGAGACCGTTTCGCTCCAGAGAATGCAGGGCCACCAGGGCGGGTTGGCTTTCCGAATTACCTGTGGCGAACGGATGGATTACCTTTTTCTAGGACCGCAAGAAGCGTCACCGGGGATAGAGGCGTGGGGCATTCGCTTTGAGGGTGTCTGGCTATGGTTACGGACCATCGCTGGAGTGCCGACGATACTGCGCTGGCTCGAAGGCCAGTCATTGCAGGGTGAGGCAATGGGCTTGTCCTTGCGAGCCCCAGCAAGGACACCGGTCCTTGAGCTCCGGCATTCAGGTGCGGTTCTGGAGAATCCCCATGGTACCTTGGATGGGCTCTCTCTCTGCTGGCCGGGCAGTTGA